The following are encoded in a window of Numida meleagris isolate 19003 breed g44 Domestic line chromosome 9, NumMel1.0, whole genome shotgun sequence genomic DNA:
- the ZNF710 gene encoding zinc finger protein 710 has translation MDRFTECGTQTDAVVVLSLAQAAVLGLVSDNELLGATVSPAGFFPGLGAEGEPDVTAEPEGEGTAPDGQEDESLEAECSPEKHPRRRKRPPVRLLPKVKREEAEAEVFEVAVPGEDEDDLQHSAPSAPPDPTPEASGAVKMIDLSAFSRKPRRLRHLRRHTRQQPHSCEPDPAQGSGAGTTRTPCAFEAGAPSPGEPEAPASPERVKSEQGFTWQEPGELEADAAGGNSEHSKKAQLDRLDINVQIDDSYLVEAGDRQKRWQCRMCEKSYTSKYNLVTHILGHNGIKPHSCPHCNKLFKQPSHLQTHLLTHQGTRPHKCEVCSKAFTQTSHLKRHMLLHTDIKPYSCRFCGRGFAYPSELKAHEVKHESGRCHVCVECGLDFSTLTQLKRHLATHQGPTLYQCLECSKSFHYRSQLQNHMLKHQNVRPFVCTECGMEFSQIHHLKQHSLTHKGVKEFKCEVCGREFTLQANMKRHMLIHTSVRPYQCHICFKTFVQKQTLKTHMIVHSPVKPFKCKVCGKSFNRMYNLLGHMHLHAGSKPFKCPYCSSKFNLKGNLSRHMKVKHGVMDISLDSQDPMMDLSGAEHTELDGQQEMEDYEEENSYGYGGVGNPPDESALAEQAMKEMAYYNML, from the exons ATGGATCGTTTCACCGAGTGCGGGACGCAGACGGACGCCGTGGTGGTGCTGTCCCTGGCGCAGGCCGCGGTGCTGGGCTTGGTGTCTGACAATGAGCTGCTGGGGGCCACCGTCAGCCCCGCTGGCTTCTTCCCGGGGCTGGGGGCCGAGGGAGAGCCTGATGTCACAGCGGAGCCCGAGGGCGAGGGAACGGCGCCGGACGGGCAGGAGGACGAGTCCCTGGAGGCAGAGTGCTCCCCGGAGAAGCACCCGCGCAGGAGGAAGCGGCCCCCAGTGAGGCTGCTGCCCAAGGTCAAGCGCGAGGAGGCGGAGGCGGAGGTGTTCGAGGTGGCCGTGCCCGGGGAGGACGAGGACGacctgcagcacagtgccccATCTGCCCCCCCGGACCCCACACCAGAGGCCAGCGGTGCCGTGAAGATGATCGACCTCAGCGCCTTCAGCAGGAAACCCCGGCGCCTGCGGCACCTGCGCCGGCACACGCGccagcagccacacagctgCGAGCCCGACCCGGCGCAGGGCAGCGGCGCGGGCACCACGCGGACACCGTGCGCCTTCGAGGCGGGAGCCCCATCCCCCGGGGAGCCCGAGGCACCCGCGTCCCCCGAGCGGGTGAAGAGCGAGCAGGGCTTCACGTGGCAGGAGCCCGGCGAGCTGGAGGCGGATGCGGCGGGCGGCAACAGCGAGCACAGCAAGAAGGCGCAGCTGGACCGGCTGGACATCAACGTGCAGATCGACGACTCGTACCTGGTGGAGGCTGGGGACCGCCAGAAGCGCTGGCAGTGCCGCATGTGCGAGAAGTCCTACACCTCCAAGTACAACCTGGTGACCCACATCCTGGGGCACAACGGCATCAAGCCGCACTCCTGCCCGCACTGCAACAAGCTGTTCAAGCAGCCCAGCCACCTGCAGACCCACCTGCTGACCCACCAGGGCACGCGGCCGCACAAGTGCGAGGTGTGCAGCAAGGCGTTCACGCAGACCAGCCACCTGAAGCGGCACATGCTGCTGCACACCGACATCAAGCCCTACAGCTGCCGCTTCTGCGGCCGCGGCTTCGCCTACCCCAGCGAGCTGAAGGCGCACGAGGTGAAGCACGAGAGCGGCCGCTGCCACGTCTGCGTGGAGTGCGGGCTGGACTTCTCCACGCTCACCCAGCTGAAGCGGCACCTCGCCACGCACCAGGGCCCCACGCTGTACCAGTGCCTGGAGTGCAGCAAGTCCTTCCACTACCGCAGCCAGCTGCAGAACCACATGCTGAAGCACCAGAACGTCCGGCCCTTCGTCTGCACCGAGTGCGGCATGGAGTTCAGCCAGATCCACCACCTCAAGCAGCACTCGCTCACACACAAG GGCGTGAAGGAGTTCAAGTGCGAGGTGTGCGGGCGCGAGTTCACGCTGCAGGCCAACATGAAGCGGCACATGCTCATCCACACCAGCGTCCGGCCCTaccagtgccacatctgcttCAAGACGTTTGTGCAGAAGCAGACGCTGAAGACCCACATGATTGTGCACTCACCGGTGAAGCCATTCAAGTGCAAG GTCTGCGGGAAGTCCTTCAACCGCATGTACAACCTGCTGGGCCACATGCACCTGCACGCGGGCAGCAAGCCCTTCAAGTGCCCCTACTGCTCCAGCAAGTTCAACCTGAAAGGCAACCTGAGCCGGCACATGAAGGTCAAGCATGGCGTGATGGACATCAGCCTGGACAGCCAAG ATCCCATGATGGACCTGTCTGGGGCTGAGCACACCGAGCTGGACGggcagcaggagatggaggaCTACGAGGAGGAGAACTCATACGGCTACGGGGGGGTGGGGAACCCCCCAGACGAGAGCGCACTGGCAGAGCAGGCCATGAAGGAGATGGCGTACTACAACATGTTGTAG
- the IDH2 gene encoding isocitrate dehydrogenase [NADP], mitochondrial has protein sequence MAARCLRAVPALSRAAGLSRCPPPAVCTVLGPSGQRRHYAGGRIKVANPVVEMDGDEMTRIIWAFIKEKLILPNVDVQLKYFDLGLPHRDKTDDQVTIDSALATQKYSVAVKCATITPDEARVEEFKLKKMWKSPNGTIRNILGGTVFREPIICKNIPRLVPGWTKPITIGRHAHGDQYKATDFVVNKSGTFKMVFTPKDGSGAKEWEVFNFPGGGVGMGMYNTDESISGFAHSCFQYAIQKKWPLYMSTKNTILKAYDGRFKDIFQEIFDKHYKTEFDKLKIWYEHRLIDDMVAQVLKSSGGFVWACKNYDGDVQSDILAQGFGSLGLMTSVLVCPDGKTIEAEAAHGTVTRHYREHQKGRPTSTNPIASIFAWTRGLEHRGKLDSNPELMKFAQTLEKVCVETVESGTMTKDLAGCIHGLANVKLNEHFVNTTDFLDAIKNNLDKALGKK, from the exons ATGGCCGCCCGCTGCCTCCGCGCTGTCCCGGCGCTGAGCCGCGCCGCCGGGCTGTCCCGCTGCCCTCCCCCCGCCGTCTGCACCGTGCTGGGACCCTCGGGGCAGCGGCGGCACT ATGCCGGCGGGCGGATCAAGGTGGCCAACCCGGTGGTGGAGATGGACGGCGACGAGATGACGCGCATCATCTGGGCCTTCATCAAGGAGAAG CTGATCCTGCCCAACGTGGACGTGCAGCTGAAGTATTTTGACCTGGGGCTGCCGCACCGGGACAAGACGGATGACCAGGTCACCATCGACTCGGCACTGGCGACCCAGAAGTACAGCGTGGCCGTCAAGTGTGCCACCATCACGCCTGATGAGGCCAGGGTGGAAg AGTTCAAGCTGAAGAAGATGTGGAAGAGCCCCAACGGGACGATCCGGAACATCCTGGGCGGGACGGTGTTCCGGGAGCCCATCATCTGCAAGAACATCCCGCGCCTGGTGCCCGGCTGGACGAAGCCCATCACCATCGGCCGGCACGCACACGGCGACCAG TACAAAGCCACTGACTTCGTGGTGAACAAGTCCGGGACCTTCAAGATGGTCTTCACGCCCAAGGATGGCAGCGGGGCCAAGGAGTGGGAGGTGTTCAACTTCCCCGGCGGTGGCGTGGGCATGGGCATGTATAACACGGACGAG TCCATCTCGGGCTTCGCGCACAGCTGCTTCCAGTACGCCATCCAGAAGAAGTGGCCGCTCTACATGAGCACCAAGAACACCATCCTCAAGGCCTACGATGGGCGCTTCAAGGACATCTTCCAGGAGATCTTCGACAA gcactACAAGACGGAGTTCGACAAGCTGAAGATCTGGTACGAGCACCGGCTCATTGACGACATGGTGGCACAGGTGCTCAAGTCCTCGGGGGGCTTCGTCTGGGCGTGTAAGAACTACGACGGCGATGTGCAGTCGGACATCCTGGCCCAAG GCTTCGGCTCGCTGGGGCTGATGACCTCGGTGCTGGTGTGCCCCGATGGGAAGACCATTGAGGCGGAGGCGGCGCATGGCACCGTCACGCGGCACTACCGGGAGCACCAGAAG GGGAGACCCACCAGCACCAACCCCATCGCCAGCATCTTTGCCTGGACGCGTGGGCTGGAGCACCGGGGCAAGCTGGACAGCAACCCGGAGCTGATGAA GTTCGCTCAGACGCTGGAGAAGGTCTGCGTTGAGACCGTGGAGAGCGGGACGATGACGAAGGACCTGGCGGGCTGCATCCATGGGCTGGCCAA CGTGAAGCTGAACGAGCACTTTGTGAACACCACCGACTTCTTGGACGCCATCAAGAACAACCTGGACAAGGCCCTGGGCAAAAAGTAG
- the SEMA4B gene encoding semaphorin-4B, with amino-acid sequence MSGSAEPRGDPLGAVGQRCGGSGRARTPTRRDAAPLRDAERVPSVALPGQRVLIRRRGGAGRAQEGTAERRGAGGEPGAERGGGPGPGRQVCSARGGFAGRGGGPARPGSARLGSARLAMVPRPALPVLAHSVLAALLLSAAQEPVPRVSLPYDSAERVVQRFAVPGVSNYTALLLSPDGGTLYLGAREVLFAVNTSHFQHGPLARRLPWAADEEKKRQCVFKGKDPQRDCHNYIKMLLQLNSTHLYTCGTCAFSPACAYINVQHFSLERDASGRVLLEDGKGRCPFDPEYRSTAVMVDGELYAGTVSNFQGNEPTIYRSQESRISLKTENSLSWLQDPVFVGSAFLQESLPAGNPDGDDDKVYFFFSETGKEFDYFENTIVSRIARVCKGDQGGERVLQRRWTTFLKAQLLCSHPEDGFPFNVLQDVFVLTPTEQRWRETLFYGVFTSQWNKGGLGSSAVCAFPMRSVQRAFGGLYKEVNRETQQWYTDTSPVPEPRPGTCITSHTRHLKINSSLQMPDRVLNFVKDHFLMDTPVRSQPLLLQSRLRYQQIGVHRVQGLRGTYDVLFLGTDDGRLHKAVRVNHRVHIIEEIRLFPTGQPILQLLLDHEQGLVYAASYTTVAQVPFSNCSLYRSCGECVLARDPFCAWSHGACRSTAPHPPAHPQLWAQDIEGAETERLCQPANVSQPRPRVLLPPASGTPCQRIQLPPNAVQPLPCRLLSNLASRRWLHNGTPVNASYLVLPEGSLILVGSPERAGTYECWSLEEGFRKLMASYCVAVQEPGGRGFTAPETVSTSRSTSAVGSIAARLDGKTYWTEFLVMCGLFAAAVLVLILFLLHRHCDGVKVLVEPGDAGRHQKAPRKPVESLPLNGSSLPNAAPEHKGYQALQDNYIVSTPVHEPPGTTRAFSESEKRPLHVRDSFVEVSPACQRPRVRLGSEIQDSVV; translated from the exons ATGTCCGGGTCCGCAGAGCCCCGCGGGGACCCCCTCGGCGCCGTGGGACAGCGCTGCGGGGGCAGCGGCCGCGCTCGTACCCCCACGCGGCGTGACGCTGCCCCGCTCCGTGACGCAGAGCGCGTCCCGTCTGTGGCACTTCCCGGGCAAAGGGTGCTGATAAGGCGGCGGGGTGGAGCCGGCCGGGCCCAGGAAGGGACGGCGGAGCGgcggggagcaggaggggagccGGGCGCGGAGCGAGGCGGCGGCCCCGGCCCTGGGCGCCAG GTCTGCAGTGCCCGGGGCGGCTTCGCGGGACGCGGCGgaggcccggcccggcccggctcggcccggctcggctcggctcggctcgcCATGGTGCCGCGGCCGGCGCTGCCCGTCCTGGCGCACTCGGTGCTGGCGGCGCTGCTGCTCTCGGCAGCGCAGGAGCCCGTGCCGCGGGTCAGCCTGCCCTACG ACTCGGCTGAGCGTGTGGTGCAGCGCTTCGCGGTGCCCGGCGTCTCCAACTACACGGCGCTGCTGCTGAGCCCGGACGGTGGCACGCTGTACCTGGGTGCGCGCGAGGTGCTCTTTGCCGTCAACACCAGCCACTTCCAGCATGGCCCGCTGGCCCGCAGG ctgccttggGCTGCGGATGAGGAGAAGAAGAGGCAGTGCGTGTTCAAGGGCAAGGACCCCCAG AGGGATTGTCACAACTACATcaagatgctgctgcagctgaacagcaCCCACCTCTACACCTGCGGGACCTGTGCCTTCAGCCCCGCCTGCGCCTACATC AACGTGCAGCACTTCAGCCTGGAGCGGGACGCGTCGGGaagggtgctgctggaggatggGAAGGGACGCTGCCCCTTTGACCCCGAGTACCGCTCCACCGCCGTCATGGTCG ATGGAGAGCTCTACGCTGGGACTGTCAGCAACTTCCAGGGCAACGAGCCCACCATCTACCGCAGCCAGGAGAGCCGCATTTCCCTGAAGACGGAGAATTCcctcagctggctgcagg ACCCGGTGTTCGTGGGCTCAGCCTTCCTGCAGGAGAGCCTGCCCGCCGGCAACCCCGATGGCGATGATGACAAGGTCTACTTTTTCTTCAGCGAGACCGGCAAGGAGTTTGACTACTTTGAGAACACCATAGTGTCACGCATCGCACGTGTGTGCAAG GGGGACCAGGGTGGGGAGCGGGTGCTGCAGCGGCGGTGGACGACATTCCTGAaggcacagctgctctgctcgCACCCCGAGGACGGCTTCCCCTTCAACGTGCTGCAGGACGTCTTTGTGCTCACACCCACGGAGCAGCGCTGGAGGGAGACGCTCTTCTATGGGGTTTTCACATCTCAGTG gAACAAGGGCGGCCTGGGCAGCTCGGCGGTGTGCGCCTTCCCCATGCGCAGCGTGCAGAGGGCCTTTGGTGGGCTCTACAAGGAGGTGAACCGTGAGACGCAGCAGTGGTACACCGACACCAGCCCGGTACCAGAGCCGCGGCCAGGCACG TGCATCACCAGCCACACGCGGCACCTGAAGATCAACTCGTCCCTGCAGATGCCAGACCGTGTGCTGAACTTCGTCAAAGACCACTTCCTGATGGACACCCCAGTGCGCAGCCAaccgctgctgctgcagagccgcCTGCGCTACCAGCAGATCGGCGTGCACCGCGTGCAGGGGCTGCGCGGCACCTACGACGTCCTCTTCCTGGGCACGG ATGATGGCCGCTTGCACAAGGCGGTGCGTGTGAACCACCGGGTGCACATCATCGAGGAGATCCGCCTCTTCCCCACTGGCCAGCCCATCTTGCAGTTGCTGCTGGACCATGAGCAG GGCCTGGTCTATGCAGCCTCCTACACGACGGTGGCTCAGGTGCCCTTCTCCAACTGCAGCCTGTACCGCAGCTGCGGCGAGTGCGTGCTGGCTCGGGACCCCTTCTGTGCCTGGAGCCACGGTGCCTGCCGCAGCACCGCCCCGCACCCCCCGGCACATCCCCA GCTCTGGGCCCAGGACATAGAAGGTGCTGAAACAGAGCGGCTCTGCCAACCAGCCAACGTGtcccagccccggccccgcgtcCTCCTGCCCCCAG CCTCGGGCACCCCATGCCAGCGGATCCAGCTGCCACCCAATGCGGTGCAGCCGCTGCCGTGCCGGCTGCTCTCCAACCTGGCGTCACGGCGCTGGCTGCACAACGGGACCCCCGTCAATGCCTCCTACCTGGTGCTGCCCGAGGGGTCCCTCATCCTGGTGGGCAGCCCTGAGCGTGCGGGCACGTACGAGTGCTGGTCGCTGGAGGAGGGCTTCCGCAAGCTGATGGCCAGCTACTGCGTGGCTGTGCAGGAGCCCGGCGGGAGGGGCTTCACCGCGCCGGAGACCGTCAGCACCTCGCGGAGCACCTCGGCCGTGGGCAGCATCGCGGCGCGGCTGGACGGCAAGACCTACTGGACCGAGTTCCTGGTGATGTGCGGGCTGTTTGCCGCCGCCGTGCTCGTGCTgatcctcttcctcctgcaccGTCACTGCGACGGCGTGAAGGTGCTGGTGGAGCCCGGGGACGCCGGCCGGCACCAGAAGGCGCCCCGCAAGCCAGTGGAGAGCCTGCCCCTGAACGGCAGCAGCCTGCCCAACGCGGCGCCCGAGCACAAGGGCTACCAAGCGCTGCAGGACAATTACATCGTCAGCACCCCCGTGCACGAGCCGCCGGGCACAACGCGTGCCTTTTCTGAGTCGGAGAAGCGGCCCCTCCACGTGCGGGACAGCTTTGTGGAGGTTTCCCCCGCCTGCCAAAGACCCCGCGTGCGCCTCGGCTCCGAGATCCAGGACTCGGTGGTGTGA